From one Paenibacillus sp. FSL K6-1330 genomic stretch:
- a CDS encoding TetR/AcrR family transcriptional regulator, translating to MNKKTDLRILRTKQSIRKAFYELIREKGYEAITIQDIADRAMINRNTFYLHYQNKPDLLDTCMNELLSELKDAVVLCPISMNPFSISLLETVMQTVLKHISLNMTFYHSMLIEENRIYQFQAKMENIIKDKLMEGWKPAQGNSPLAISKELLLEYLGSSFMGIVIWWIKNDKPLPADEVSSQFSRIVAYGHLRAAGIAVEE from the coding sequence ATGAACAAGAAAACCGACCTAAGAATACTGCGCACGAAACAATCGATTCGAAAAGCGTTTTATGAGCTTATTCGGGAAAAGGGATATGAAGCGATAACGATCCAGGATATTGCCGATCGGGCTATGATCAATCGAAACACTTTTTATCTCCACTACCAAAATAAACCTGATTTATTAGATACATGTATGAATGAATTGTTGAGCGAATTAAAGGATGCGGTCGTTCTTTGTCCCATCAGCATGAATCCTTTCAGTATTTCTCTACTCGAAACAGTCATGCAAACGGTACTGAAACATATTTCCCTAAATATGACCTTTTATCATTCCATGTTAATTGAAGAGAATAGAATCTATCAGTTTCAAGCGAAAATGGAGAATATCATTAAAGATAAATTAATGGAGGGGTGGAAACCTGCTCAGGGAAACTCCCCATTAGCAATATCCAAGGAATTGCTGCTCGAATACCTCGGATCGTCTTTCATGGGGATTGTAATTTGGTGGATTAAAAACGATAAACCCCTTCCTGCAGATGAAGTTTCATCTCAGTTTAGTAGAATCGTTGCATACGGGCATTTAAGAGCTGCCGGCATCGCCGT